The Alnus glutinosa chromosome 7, dhAlnGlut1.1, whole genome shotgun sequence genome includes a region encoding these proteins:
- the LOC133873111 gene encoding protein SCARECROW-like, translating into MAACTMLDAGVSGNHINENTESSNNITSGGSPLTSASNNNNNNITGTCEKQPQNRGHQQRLSNGKMLRKRMASEIDMEVQTFTTNTSMNDYIRFSRRSIGTTTNASSMSRSSFPAVAAGNNYVASGDNFPKPNPKQTNYSTSLPSSTTLTTMTSGGGSCGFLSCVTPANLSHDHSDESLSHHHHQQQHNHHQGPAQRQSQTPAVCGFSGLPLFPSEKYRNNNTNSSRSVPNPSGAVAVSPSMEDSSATAWIDGIIKDLIHSSNNVSIPQLIQNVKEIIYPCNPNLAALLEYRLRSLTAADPIPNYPERRRAVVQLQQQQHQGQVQGSSERIKLNLLDSGLPNFSSPEPMNQLYLHWGITPLPSASPNPIVEDHHHQQQQQPSSASSLLSLNQLHQVQEQRQQEQENSSPAETTAPAMTSATSATTTSTSTSNSVAILTREKKEEMRQQKRDEEGLHLLTLLLQCAEAVSADNFEEANKMLQEISELSTPFGTAAQRVAAYFSEAMSARLVSSCLGIYAALPHSHSYSHKMASAFQVFNGISPLVKFSHFTANQAIQEAFEREERVHIIDLDIMQGLQWPGLFHILASRPGGPPYVRLTGLGTSMDSLEATGKRLSDFAEKLGLPFEFIPVAGKVGNLDLESLNVSKREALAVHWLQHSLYDVTGSDTNTLWLLQRLAPKVVTVVEQDLSHAGSFLGRFVEAIHYYSALFDSLGASYGEESEERHVVEQQLLSREIRNVLAVGGPSRSGEVKFHNWREKLQQCGFKGISLAGNAATQATLLLGMFPSDGYTLIEDNGALKLGWKDLCLLTASAWRPPFPAPTSTHYY; encoded by the exons ATGGCTGCTTGTACTATGCTTGATGCTGGTGTCAGTGGCAATCATATCAACGAAAATACAGAGAGTAGTAATAACATTACCAGCGGTGGAAGTCCCTTGACGAGTGcctccaacaacaacaacaataatatcaCCGGCACCTGCGAGAAACAACCTCAGAATCGTGGTCATCAGCAACGCCTGTCCAACGGAAAAATGTTGAGAAAGAGGATGGCCTCTGAGATTGATATGGAGGTTCAGACCTTCACCACAAACACCAGCATGAATGATTATATAAGGTTTTCCCGCCGAAGTATTGGCACAACCACCAATGCCTCGTCGATGAGTCGTAGCTCTTTTCCAGCGGTGGCAGCTGGTAATAATTATGTTGCCTCCGGAGATAACTTccccaaaccaaatccaaaacagACCAACTACTCCACTTCGCTACCTTCTTCCACGACGTTGACCACCATGACGTCAGGCGGGGGCTCTTGCGGGTTTTTATCTTGTGTTACTCCTGCAAACTTAAGTCATGATCATAGCGACGAGAGCCTCtcgcatcatcatcatcagcagCAGCATAATCATCACCAAGGTCCTGCTCAGCGCCAAAGCCAGACCCCTGCTGTTTGTGGGTTCTCGGGCCTGCCCTTGTTTCCTTCCGAAAAATATCGAAACAACAATACTAATAGCAGCAGAAGCGTTCCCAATCCGAGTGGTGCTGTTGCTGTTAGTCCTTCGATGGAAGACAGCTCAGCCACGGCGTGGATCGACGGCATCATAAAGGATCTAATCCACAGCTCCAACAACGTGTCCATTCCACAACTCATCCAGAACGTGAAGGAGATCATCTACCCTTGCAATCCTAACCTTGCCGCCCTCCTCGAGTACAGGCTCCGCTCCCTGACGGCAGCCGACCCCATCCCGAACTATCCGGAGAGGAGAAGGGCGGTGGTGCAgctgcagcagcagcagcatcaAGGCCAGGTGCAAGGATCTTCAGAGCGGATTAAGCTCAATCTATTAGACTCTGGGCTTCCTAATTTCTCCTCTCCCGAACCCATGAATCAATTGTACTTGCACTGGGGAATTACACCACTGCCTAGCGCTTCCCCTAACCCAATCGTCGAAGATCATCATcaccagcagcagcagcagccatCAAGCGCTTCTTCACTTCTCTCATTGAATCAACTGCATCAGGTGCAAGAGCAACGACAACAAGAACAGGAAAACTCTTCCCCTGCAGAGACTACAGCGCCAGCAATGACGTCAGCGACATCAGCGACTACTACTAGTACCAGTACTAGTAACAGTGTCGCAATCCTTACGagggagaagaaggaagagatgCGGCAGCAGAAGAGAGACGAAGAAGGCTTACACCTCCTGACCTTGCTCCTGCAATGCGCCGAAGCTGTCTCGGCCGATAATTTTGAGGAAGCAAACAAGATGCTACAGGAGATTTCCGAACTCTCGACGCCCTTTGGTACTGCCGCGCAGCGGGTGGCGGCATACTTCTCCGAGGCAATGTCCGCAAGGCTGGTGAGCTCGTGCTTGGGAATATACGCAGCGCTGCCCCATAGCCATAGCTATAGCCACAAGATGGCTTCGGCTTTCCAGGTGTTCAACGGCATCAGCCCCCTGGTGAAGTTCTCGCATTTCACGGCCAATCAGGCCATACAGGAAGCGTTTGAGAGGGAGGAGAGGGTTCACATTATAGATCTGGACATCATGCAAGGTCTCCAGTGGCCTGGTCTCTTTCACATCCTGGCTTCTAGACCTGGGGGGCCTCCTTATGTGCGCCTCACCGGCCTAGGAACCTCCATGGACTCTCTCGAGGCCACCGGCAAGCGCTTGTCTGATTTCGCCGAGAAATTGGGGCTTCCCTTTGAGTTCATTCCTGTGGCGGGCAAAGTCGGGAATTTGGACCTGGAGAGCCTCAATGTCAGCAAGAGGGAGGCCCTGGCCGTCCACTGGTTGCAACATTCCCTTTATGATGTCACCGGTTCCGACACCAATACACTGTGGCTTTTGCAGAG GTTGGCACCAAAAGTGGTGACGGTGGTGGAGCAGGACCTGAGCCACGCAGGTTCGTTCTTGGGAAGGTTCGTGGAGGCAATACACTACTACTCGGCACTGTTCGATTCGCTAGGGGCAAGCTACGGGGAAGAGAGCGAGGAGAGGCATGTGGTAGAGCAGCAGCTGCTATCGAGGGAGATCCGGAACGTGCTGGCGGTAGGGGGGCCCTCGAGGAGTGGGGAGGTGAAGTTCCACAACTGGAGGGAGAAGCTCCAGCAGTGTGGGTTCAAGGGCATCTCTTTGGCTGGAAATGCCGCCACTCAGGCTACCCTGCTCCTGGGCATGTTCCCTTCTGACGGTTACACCTTGATCGAGGACAATGGCGCCCTCAAGCTTGGTTGGAAAGACCTTTGCTTGCTCACTGCTTCGGCCTGGAGGCCCCCTTTTCCTGCTCCTACATCTACCCATTACTATTGA